In Haliaeetus albicilla chromosome 20, bHalAlb1.1, whole genome shotgun sequence, a genomic segment contains:
- the LATS2 gene encoding serine/threonine-protein kinase LATS2 isoform X2, producing MAVRALKQTGSRSIEAALEYISKMSYLDPRNEQIVRVIKQTSPGKGIVPNNVTRRPSFEGSNESFPSYHQISNAAYEGTGFGAEGANMLTEVPRPYMDYLISTSQSTAMNAPVQRPSGVGTHSTTASHQQKTYPANIESSVISYPVANHSSQALQLQASHGSNSQHYSRQHMMVQGEPMGYGVQRSPSFQNKMQQEGGYTSLPNKGAVVQNNSGHAFQQAPASLYISHSHHKQASPSSHQMHVISRGPAFTNDFSDSPPQNLLTPSRNSLNMDLYDMNNSQVQQWQAATPSRRDSLQNPGIETSPRQHVSFRPDATVPSRTNSFNNHQQQPQVTVSIRQVPPGKPDPSITSPNTITAVTSAHILQPVKSMRVMRPEPQTAVGPSHPGWLPAQAPAVDGLEIIEQHVPPVGAANAYQLDVDYGNQELRCPPPPYPKHLLLPGSSEQFDINCLCMGVEQTLRVVPNSTCNKAEENSERNDKSSKNTKAEKPSKDKKQIQTSPVPVRKNGKDEEKRESRIKSYSPFAFKFYMEQHVENVIKTYQQKINRRLQLEQEMAKAGLCEAEQEQMRKILYQKESNYNRLKRAKMDKSMFVKIKTLGIGAFGEVCLACKVDTHALYAMKTLRKKDVLNRNQVAHVKAERDILAEADNEWVVKLYYSFQDKENLYFVMDYIPGGDMMSLLIRMEVFPERLARFYIAELTLAIESVHKMGFIHRDIKPDNILIDLDGHIKLTDFGLCTGFRWTHNSKYYQKGSHIRQDSMEPSDLWDDVSNCRCGDRLKTLEQRAKKQHQRCLAHSLVGTPNYIAPEVLLRKGYTQLCDWWSVGVILFEMLVGQPPFLAPTPTETQLKVINWESTLHIPSQIKLSPEATDLITKLCCAAEDRLGRNGADDIKAHSFFHSMDFSTDIRRQPAPYVPKISHPMDTSNFDPVEEESPWNDASGDSTRTWDPLASSNSKHTEHAFYEFTFRRFFDDNGYPFRYPKPSGMEVGQSEKSDVEDKGVVDQTGACQPVYV from the exons GAAAGGGTATTGTGCCAAATAATGTAACCCGCAGGCCAAGCTTTGAAGGATCAAACGAATCTTTTCCGTCCTACCATCAGATCAGTAATGCAGCCTATGAAGGGACAGGCTTTGGAGCAGAAGGTGCAAATATGCTTACTGAAGTTCCAAGGCCATACATGGACTATTTAATCTCTACTTCACAGTCTACAGCTATGAATGCTCCTGTACAGCGACCCTCTGGAGTAGGCACTCACAGCACAACAGCAAGCCATCAGCAGAAAACATACCCTGCAAATATTGAGTCTTCTGTGATTAGTTATCCAGTGGCTAATCACAGCAGTCAAGCCTTGCAGCTGCAGGCATCCCATGGCTCCAACAGCCAACACTACAGTAGGCAGCACATGATGGTGCAGGGGGAACCTATGGGGTATGGTGTTCAGCGGAGTCCATCCTTCCAAAACAagatgcagcaggagggaggatACACCAGTCTCCCAAATAAAGGGGCAGTTGTTCAGAATAATTCTGGTCATGCATTTCAGCAGGCACCAGCAAGCCTGTATATATCACATTCTCATCACAAACAGGCAAGTCCTTCTTCTCATCAAATGCATGTGATATCCAGAGGTCCAGCCTTCACTAATGATTTTTCAGACAGTCCACCACAAAATCTATTAACTCCATCTAGAAATAGCCTAAACATGGACCTCTATGACATGAATAATTCTCAAGTTCAGCAGTGGCAGGCAGCAACGCCGTCACGCAGAGATTCTTTACAAAATCCAGGAATAGAAACATCTCCACGGCAACATGTATCCTTCAGACCAGATGCCACAGTGCCAAGCAGAACAAACTCCTTTAACAACCACCAGCAACAGCCACAAGTGACAGTGTCTATAAGACAGGTTCCTCCAGGAAAACCTGATCCTTCAATTACATCTCCAAATACGATCACAGCAGTCACATCTGCTCATATTCTCCAGCCAGTGAAGAGCATGCGAGTGATGAGACCTGAGCCTCAGACTGCAGTGGGACCTTCCCACCCTGGTTGGTTACCTGCCCAGGCACCGGCTGTGGATGGCTTGGAGATCATTGAGCAGCATGTGCCACCTGTTGGAGCAGCTAACGCCTATCAACTAGATGTGGATTACGGTAACCAGGAACTGCGGTGTCCACCACCACCGTATCCCAAGCATTTGCTACTTCCTGGTAGCTCTGAGCAGTTTGATATCAACTGCTTATGTATGGGCGTAGAGCAGACCCTTCGCGTAGTCCCCAATTCAACGTGCAATAAGGCTGAGGAGAACAGTGAGCGAAATGATAAAAGCAGCAAGAATACTAAAGCTGAAAAACCAAGCAAAGATAAAAAACAGATTCAGACGTCTCCAGTGCCTGTGCGAAAAAATGgcaaagatgaggaaaagcGAGAATCCCGAATAAAGAGCTACTCACCTTTTGCCTTCAAGTTCTACATGGAGCAACATGTAGAAAATGTTATAAAGACCTATCAGCAGAAAATTAACAGAAGATTACAACTGGAGCAAGAAATGGCTAAA GCTGGCCTTTGTGAAGCAGAACAGGAACAAATGAGGAAAATTCTCTACCAGAAAGAGTCCAACTACAACAGGCTCAAAAGGGCCAAAATGGACAAATCTATGTTTGTGAAAATCAAGACTCTGGGTATTGGTGCATTTGGAGAAGTATGCCTGGCCTGCAAAGTGGATACCCATGCCCTGTATGCCATGAAGACTCTGCGAAAGAAAGATGTGCTAAACCGGAACCAGGTGGCTCATGTCAAAGCAGAGAGGGACATACTTGCTGAGGCAGACAATGAATGGGTGGTTAAACTCTATTATTCCTTCCAAGATAAAGAGAACTTGTACTTTGTGATGGACTACATCCCTGGTGGCGATATGATGAGTCTACTGATTCGGATGGAGGTCTTTCCAGAGCGTCTGGCTAGATTTTATATTGCAGAGCTCACTTTGGCTATAGAGAGTGTGCACAAAATGGGATTTATTCATCGAGACATCAAGCCTGACAACATTCTGATAGACCTCGATGGGCATATCAAACTGACTGACTTTGGACTGTGTACTGGATTCAGGTGGACTCACAATTCAAAATACTATCAGAAAG GGAGCCATATCAGACAAGACAGCATGGAGCCCAGTGATCTTTGGGATGATGTGTCCAATTGTAGATGTGGAGATAGGCTGAAGACATTGGAACAAAGAGCTAAGAAGCAGCATCAGAGATGTCTAGCCCACTCGTTAGTTGGAACCCCTAATTATATTGCTCCTGAAGTCCTGCTTCGTAAAG GATACACTCAGCTGTGTGACTGGTGGAGTGTTGGTGTGATCCTCTTTGAGATGTTAGTGGGGCAGCCTCCTTTTCTGGCTCCTACACCCACAGAAACCCAACTGAAG GTGATAAATTGGGAAAGCACACTGCACATTCCCTCACAGATCAAGTTAAGCCCAGAGGCAACTGATCTCATCACaaagctctgctgtgctgctgaggaCAGGCTTGGAAGAAATGGAGCAGATGATATTAAGGCCCATTCTTTCTTTCACTCTATGGACTTCTCTACCGATATCCGTAGGCAGCCAGCTCCCTATGTTCCAAAGATCAGCCATCCAATGGACACTTCAAATTTTGATCCAGTTGAAGAAGAAAGTCCTTGGAATGATGCGAGCGGTGACAGCACCAGGACATGGGACCCACTAGCCTCTTCCAATAGCAAACACACAGAACATGCTTTTTACGAGTTTACTTTCCGAAGGTTCTTCGATGACAATGGGTATCCGTTCAGGTATCCCAAGCCTTCTGGTATGGAAGTTGGCCAGTCTGAGAAATCTGATGTGGAAGACAAAGGTGTGGTGGATCAGACTGGAGCTTGTCAGCCTGTATATGTGTAA